A region of the Gemmatimonas sp. genome:
CTGGACAGCAGCGGTTCGGTCACGATCGACCGCATCATGTCCTTTCGCATCGCCATTCGCGCGCGCTCGTACGCGTCGTCAGTCATCCTGCATCCTCAATCGCGCAAGGTGAACCACGTTCGCGCCGTCATTCGCGAACACTCGCGACCAATACGAACGTCCGTCACCATGAACTGTCAAGAGTAAAGCATGCGACGCGCATCTCGCAACGTATGACGCGCGCCGCATTTGGCGGTGACTACTTTGCCCAGTTCAGCTTGATGGCCGTGCTGCTGTTGAACGGCACGACGCCACCGCCCGCCGCGGCGAGCTTTACCGTGGCGGTACCGTTCGTGAATGCGCCACTCGCGGGCACGGTGAACGCGCTCCACAATCCGGTACCACCTGCGCAGGTGGCCTGCACCGGTGTGCTCGCCCTGAGCACGAAGGTGACTTTGCCGCTCTTCTGCGTCTGCTCGACGGTCGCCGTGAACGACACCGGGCCGTCCACACTGCAGGTGACCTTGCCGTTGATCAGCACGACACCGGTCTTGCTGTTGATCGTGCCGCTGGCGGAGGTGGTGGGCGTCACGGCCAGCTGGATCGGCTCTTCGATGGAGCCGAGATCGCACGCACCACCCACCGGACGCGCGGCCCCACGCTGATCCACGCTCACGAGGCACGACGGTGCGGCATTGATCGCGGGGCTGCCGGCCAGCAGATGGTGCACGGCGGTAAGGCCGTCGACGGCGAGTGGCGCGAGTCTGGCGTCGGCGATGATTGCGGGCGCGCCGTTCAGCGAACAGCTGCTGTCAGAGAATGCGTTCGCGCCCTCGAGCATGATCGACGCGCCCAGTCCGCAGTTCGCGATCGGCGAGCTGAAGATCGAGTTACGCGCGATGATCGTCGCATCGAGCTGCACGCTGCTGCCCGAGCTATTCCCGACCACGGTGCTGTGCTCCAGGGTCACGCCATCGGCCGCGTAGAGATTGCTCCCAGTCGGCGCGCTGTTACCGGACAGCGTCGAGTTGCGGATGACAACCTGATCGGCCGCATACACACCGCCGCCGATTCCCGCACTGTTGTCGCTGATGGTGCTGCCCGTCACGGTCACTTCGCCGAGCGCGCGAATTCCGCCGCCGCTCATCGCCGAGCTGTTGCCACTGATCGTCGAGTTCGTGATCGTCGCGTTCGAGCCATACTCGACCGCAATGCCGCCGGCCGCCGACGATGACGTGTTGTTTCGGACGACCGTGCGCAGGACACTCAGCGAACCGGCCATGACAGCGACGCCGCCGCCGAACTCGCCTTCGTTTCCTGCGACAATACAGTCTTCAAGCTGGACCGTGCCGCGGAGGATCGTGATGCCACTGGCCTTGCCGCCCGTGATGGTGACGCGCTTCATCGTGAGGACTTCCGGGCCATACTTTCCGTACATCAGCACGACCATCGTATTCGCGGTCGCTCTGAGCGTAATGCCGCCAGTTGGCCCCTCGATCACAGTGCTCGCGTCAACGCGCAAGCCGTCTGTGATATCGATCGTCGCGCCGCTGAGTGACGGATCGAAGGTGATCGCGTCGCCGCTCAGGGCGGTCGCGATCGCCTCACGCAGCGACCCCGCTCCGTCGTTGTTGGCATTCGTGACCACGATGGTCGTGCCCGCCAGCGTGCGGCGCGCCGCAAGCTCGGGTTGCGTCGCGACACTGGGATCGCCGCACGCCGCGAGCGTGGCGAGGATGGCGCCGATCACGGCGCGGCAGAGGAACTTCGACGGTACGCGCATATGCTGGGTTTCCGGTCCGAGTGATGGAGGCGAAGCGCGCCCTGCCTGCGGGTGCGGACGAACGCAGCTCACCGATACAATGAGGCGGCGGTCCGGTGCGAATCGGCTCATGGTTCTTCGGGCAGCGCACCCGCGAGGACCCGCGGCGGTGATGCCCTACTCAGAGATCGGAAAGCGTCGACGGGACCCGACACCGTCGCGGCACGCATTTTCATTTTCGGCACATTACAGCAGATCGACCGCTCGTCCCGGCGCGGTCACCCCATGACGTCCGGGTTCGCGCCGGGGTCGGGCTCCCTCAGTACCGCAGGAAGTACCGCTGGATCTCGAGGGGGTCTTTCGTCCGCGTCAGCGCCACCATCAACAGAATGCGCGCCTTTGCCGGCGTGAGGTGCTGCGCGGTGACCATTGCCGGTGCTGGCGGCACCCGTACGGAGTCGGGGCGCGCGGCGGCGCTGTCGCCCGGCACTGCCGGGCGCGCCTCCACACGCGCCTCGGGCCGAGACGCATCGGGATCGCGTGCGGCACTCATGTTGTCGCCGTAGGCGAATACCGTGGCCACGACCACGCCCGCCCGGCGCAACGCCGTGAACACCTCCGATTCCGCGCGGGTCATGCCGTTCGTGGCCACCGCCACACCGGCTGGTTGTCCATCGAAGCGCGGACCGGTGCCGCCGGGATACGAGTACGCGAGCTCCACCCGCGGCAGTGAATCCACCTTCCGCATGTCAAACTCGCTGTCCTCGCCGTGACGACGCGTGGGCGCGAACAGGAAGTCCGGTCCGTTGCCGCCCACCACGCCCAGCATTCCCATCTCGCCACCGCTGAATCCCCCCGTGCGCTGATAGATCTTGCGCACTTCGCGGGCCGAGATGATGCGGTCGTCCATGACGACCATCACGCCTTTGCCCTTGGCCTGCGGCGCGACGGCCACCCGCACCGCGGCGAGCAGATTGATCGGCCCGTCGGGGCTGATGCCGGTGGCCGGTCGCTGCGCACCAACCACGATCACCGGCTTGTCGGACCGCACCGTGAGATAGAGAAAGAACGCCGTCTCCTCGAGTCGATCGGTGCCGTGCGTGACGACCACGCCGGCCAGATCATCGCGATCCTTCAGCACCTTCTCCACCCGCTTCGACAGCGCCAGCCACTGCGCCGGCGTGATC
Encoded here:
- a CDS encoding right-handed parallel beta-helix repeat-containing protein, which codes for MRVPSKFLCRAVIGAILATLAACGDPSVATQPELAARRTLAGTTIVVTNANNDGAGSLREAIATALSGDAITFDPSLSGATIDITDGLRVDASTVIEGPTGGITLRATANTMVVLMYGKYGPEVLTMKRVTITGGKASGITILRGTVQLEDCIVAGNEGEFGGGVAVMAGSLSVLRTVVRNNTSSSAAGGIAVEYGSNATITNSTISGNSSAMSGGGIRALGEVTVTGSTISDNSAGIGGGVYAADQVVIRNSTLSGNSAPTGSNLYAADGVTLEHSTVVGNSSGSSVQLDATIIARNSIFSSPIANCGLGASIMLEGANAFSDSSCSLNGAPAIIADARLAPLAVDGLTAVHHLLAGSPAINAAPSCLVSVDQRGAARPVGGACDLGSIEEPIQLAVTPTTSASGTINSKTGVVLINGKVTCSVDGPVSFTATVEQTQKSGKVTFVLRASTPVQATCAGGTGLWSAFTVPASGAFTNGTATVKLAAAGGGVVPFNSSTAIKLNWAK
- a CDS encoding asparaginase; amino-acid sequence: MPLTRFRAPMRCLALLLATAVALQAQTSDTPKPNTRLPKVLLIATGGTIAGVQDAPGSLGSYRAGTLTAEQIIASVPELTRFAQIETEQFSNVPSTSITPAQWLALSKRVEKVLKDRDDLAGVVVTHGTDRLEETAFFLYLTVRSDKPVIVVGAQRPATGISPDGPINLLAAVRVAVAPQAKGKGVMVVMDDRIISAREVRKIYQRTGGFSGGEMGMLGVVGGNGPDFLFAPTRRHGEDSEFDMRKVDSLPRVELAYSYPGGTGPRFDGQPAGVAVATNGMTRAESEVFTALRRAGVVVATVFAYGDNMSAARDPDASRPEARVEARPAVPGDSAAARPDSVRVPPAPAMVTAQHLTPAKARILLMVALTRTKDPLEIQRYFLRY